The Stenotrophomonas rhizophila genome has a window encoding:
- a CDS encoding efflux RND transporter periplasmic adaptor subunit, producing MNNLRWMGGSLLALMLAACGKQDAEPAAPIPVLVVQPGTVSGQEVAAYPGEVHALQESPLSFRVGGNLVKRHVDAGQRVRKGDLLAELDAADFASQASASQAQLAAAEADLVRARDDQKRYATLAEQQLVSQSALDAQTAAFKAAQGQANAARANLAVARNQTGYAQLRAPADGVIASRQAEAGQVVGAGQTVFTLAADGGREVLIALPESNIRDYQVGQDVQVELWNKPGQMLPGTIREIAPAADAQARTYATRVSLAPEAAAEVELGQSARVFAAAGRTGTLQLPLGAVLRGADGKASVWVVNPSNGAIKATPVTVGAYGPDAVPVLSGVAAQDWVVAAGGHLLREGQAVTPVDRQNRPVLKPAAAPAATAKGH from the coding sequence ATGAACAACTTGCGATGGATGGGCGGTAGCCTGCTGGCGTTGATGCTGGCGGCGTGTGGCAAACAGGACGCCGAGCCGGCCGCACCGATCCCGGTGCTGGTGGTGCAGCCGGGCACGGTGAGCGGCCAGGAAGTGGCGGCCTACCCGGGCGAGGTGCATGCGCTGCAGGAAAGCCCGCTGTCGTTCCGGGTCGGGGGCAACCTGGTCAAGCGGCATGTCGATGCCGGCCAGCGCGTGCGCAAGGGCGACCTGCTGGCCGAACTGGATGCCGCCGATTTCGCCTCGCAGGCAAGCGCCTCGCAGGCGCAGCTGGCCGCAGCCGAAGCCGACCTGGTGCGCGCCCGCGATGACCAGAAGCGCTACGCCACGCTGGCCGAGCAGCAGCTGGTCAGCCAGTCCGCCCTGGATGCACAGACCGCCGCGTTCAAGGCCGCGCAGGGGCAGGCCAATGCCGCCCGCGCCAACCTGGCGGTGGCCCGCAACCAGACCGGTTACGCGCAGCTGCGCGCGCCGGCCGATGGCGTGATCGCCAGCCGCCAGGCCGAAGCCGGGCAGGTAGTCGGCGCCGGGCAGACGGTGTTCACCCTGGCCGCTGATGGTGGCCGCGAGGTGCTTATCGCCCTGCCGGAAAGCAACATCCGCGATTACCAGGTTGGCCAGGACGTGCAGGTGGAGCTGTGGAACAAGCCGGGCCAGATGCTGCCGGGCACGATCCGCGAGATCGCCCCCGCTGCCGATGCACAGGCGCGTACCTACGCCACCCGGGTCAGCCTGGCGCCGGAGGCGGCCGCTGAAGTGGAACTGGGCCAGAGCGCGCGCGTGTTCGCCGCCGCCGGCCGCACCGGCACATTGCAGCTGCCGCTGGGCGCGGTGCTGCGCGGCGCCGATGGCAAGGCCAGCGTGTGGGTGGTGAACCCGTCCAATGGCGCGATCAAGGCCACGCCGGTGACCGTGGGTGCCTATGGCCCCGACGCGGTGCCGGTGCTGTCCGGCGTGGCCGCACAGGATTGGGTGGTGGCCGCCGGCGGGCACCTGCTGCGCGAAGGCCAGGCGGTCACCCCGGTGGACCGGCAGAACCGCCCGGTGCTGAAGCCGGCCGCCGCGCCTGCTGCCACGGCCAAGGGGCACTGA
- a CDS encoding TetR/AcrR family transcriptional regulator produces the protein MTDPTTSAVPSKPAAKAAGPGRPKDLGKRAAILDAAKALFVDQGYGGVSMDSIAAQAGVSKLTVYSHFGDKETLFTEAVKSTCVEMLPDALFVTDADGALREQLLGIGRAFFTMITSPAAVAVQRVMMAPDTDDRIREMFWVAGPQRTSDALAEFLRARTERGELEITDFQTAALQFFTLIKGELHTHMMCGLRTAPAECDADAHVEASVTFFLRAYATRPGR, from the coding sequence ATGACCGATCCGACCACTTCAGCCGTGCCGTCCAAGCCTGCCGCCAAGGCAGCCGGGCCCGGCCGTCCCAAGGATCTGGGCAAGCGCGCGGCCATCCTTGATGCGGCCAAGGCATTGTTCGTGGACCAGGGCTATGGCGGCGTCAGCATGGACAGCATCGCGGCCCAGGCCGGCGTATCCAAGCTGACCGTTTACAGCCATTTCGGCGACAAAGAAACGCTTTTCACCGAAGCTGTGAAGTCAACCTGCGTCGAGATGCTGCCGGACGCGCTGTTCGTCACCGACGCCGATGGCGCGCTGCGCGAGCAGCTGCTGGGCATCGGCCGGGCCTTCTTCACCATGATCACCTCGCCGGCGGCCGTGGCCGTGCAGCGGGTGATGATGGCCCCCGATACCGACGACCGTATCCGCGAGATGTTCTGGGTGGCCGGCCCGCAGCGCACCAGCGATGCCCTGGCCGAATTCCTGCGGGCCCGCACCGAGCGTGGCGAACTGGAGATCACCGACTTCCAGACCGCCGCCCTGCAGTTCTTCACCCTCATCAAAGGTGAGCTGCATACGCATATGATGTGCGGGCTGCGAACGGCCCCGGCCGAGTGCGACGCCGACGCCCATGTCGAGGCCAGCGTGACCTTCTTCCTGAGGGCTTACGCCACCCGCCCCGGGCGGTGA
- a CDS encoding efflux RND transporter permease subunit, whose amino-acid sequence MRRFNLSEWALGNRALVLFAMLAFAIIGAWSYKHLGQSEDPPFTFKVMVVRTMWPGATAEQVSRQVTEPIEKALLNTGQYEFIRSYSRPGESQVIFAAKDSLRSKAIPELWYQVRKRVGDIKPTLPREIVGPFFNDEFGDTFGNIYALTGQGFDYAVMRDYADRIQLELQRVPDVGKIELEGLQDEKVWIELSNTKLATLGVSLQQVQQALADQNAIAATSFFETPTDRVQLRVTGQFQSVDDIRRFPIQAGDRTVHLGDIAEVKRGFADPASPKMRFMGEDAIGIAVAMKDGGDILKLGTTLDAEFERLQKTLPAGMQLRKVSDQPHAVEESVGEFVQVLTEAVVIVLLVSFFSLGLRTGLVVGVTIPLVLAMTFFVMHYFDIGLHKISLGALVLALGLLVDDAIIAVEMMATKMEQGYDRLRAASFAWESTAFPMLTGTLITAAGFLPIATAASSTGEYTRSLFQVVTIALVVSWIAAVLFIPYLGDKMLPDLFNPQPPKPGSVAARWQARRAAWGDRYPALARWIVPKQHAHDHDPYQRPFYTRFRRFLDTCLRHRWWVIGATAALFVFSLLIFRFVPQQFFPDSTRPELMVDIELAEGASLEATKAQAAKLEKLLHGREGISNYVAYVGTGSPRFYLPLDQQLPATNFSQFVVLTENADAREATRDWLIKDVIPQFTDVQMRVTRLENGPPVGYPVQMRISGEHIDQVQAIARQVQAKVRENPHVINVNLDWSEPSKVVRLVIDQDRARALGVSSAQVSQLLGTSLSGMSVSTYREGNRLIEMLLRGPENERVRLDMLGSLAIPTASGTSVTLSQVARLEYVFEDGIIWHRNRLPTVTVRADVGDATQPLDVVQQILPTLDGIRAELPSGYLLETGGTVEDSARGQDSIKAGMPLFLIVVATLLMLQLRSFSRAAMVLVTAPLGIIGATLFLLLFRAPFGFVALLGTIALAGMIMRNSVILIDQIQQDIDAGHDRWHAIIDATVRRFRPIVLTALAAVLAMIPLSRSAFYGSMAISIMGGLIVGTVLTLVFLPALYAAWFRVKPDEAQ is encoded by the coding sequence GTGCGCCGGTTCAATCTTTCCGAATGGGCGCTGGGCAACCGCGCGCTGGTGCTGTTTGCGATGCTGGCCTTCGCCATCATTGGCGCCTGGTCGTACAAACACCTGGGCCAGTCCGAGGATCCGCCGTTCACCTTCAAGGTGATGGTGGTGCGCACGATGTGGCCGGGCGCCACCGCCGAGCAGGTCTCGCGGCAGGTGACCGAGCCGATCGAAAAGGCGCTGCTCAATACCGGGCAGTACGAATTCATCCGCTCGTACTCGCGCCCGGGCGAATCGCAGGTGATCTTCGCGGCCAAGGACAGCCTGCGCTCCAAGGCGATCCCGGAACTGTGGTACCAGGTGCGCAAGCGCGTGGGCGACATCAAGCCGACCCTGCCGCGCGAAATCGTCGGCCCGTTCTTCAACGACGAGTTCGGCGATACCTTCGGCAACATCTACGCACTGACCGGTCAGGGCTTCGACTACGCGGTGATGCGCGACTATGCCGACCGCATCCAGCTGGAACTGCAGCGGGTGCCGGACGTGGGCAAGATCGAGCTGGAGGGCCTGCAGGACGAGAAGGTCTGGATCGAACTGTCCAATACCAAGCTGGCCACGCTGGGCGTGTCGCTGCAGCAGGTGCAGCAGGCGCTGGCCGACCAGAATGCGATTGCCGCCACCAGCTTCTTTGAAACCCCCACCGACCGCGTGCAGCTGCGCGTCACCGGCCAGTTCCAGAGCGTGGACGACATCCGCCGCTTCCCGATCCAGGCCGGCGACCGCACCGTGCACCTGGGCGACATCGCCGAGGTCAAGCGCGGCTTTGCCGACCCGGCCTCGCCGAAGATGCGCTTCATGGGCGAAGACGCCATCGGCATCGCGGTGGCGATGAAGGACGGCGGCGACATCCTCAAGCTGGGCACCACCCTGGATGCCGAGTTCGAGCGCCTGCAGAAGACGCTGCCCGCCGGCATGCAGCTGCGCAAGGTCTCCGACCAGCCGCATGCAGTGGAAGAATCGGTGGGCGAGTTCGTGCAGGTGCTCACTGAAGCGGTGGTGATCGTGCTGCTGGTGAGCTTCTTCTCGCTGGGCCTGCGCACCGGCCTGGTGGTGGGCGTGACCATTCCGCTGGTGCTGGCGATGACGTTCTTCGTCATGCACTACTTCGACATCGGCCTGCACAAGATCTCGCTGGGCGCGCTGGTGCTGGCGCTGGGCCTGCTGGTGGACGATGCGATCATCGCGGTGGAGATGATGGCCACCAAGATGGAGCAGGGCTACGACCGCCTGCGCGCGGCCAGCTTCGCCTGGGAGAGCACCGCGTTCCCGATGCTGACCGGTACGCTGATCACCGCCGCCGGCTTCCTGCCGATTGCCACGGCCGCCTCCAGCACCGGCGAATACACCCGTTCGCTGTTCCAGGTGGTGACCATCGCGCTGGTGGTGTCGTGGATCGCGGCGGTGCTGTTCATTCCGTACCTGGGCGACAAGATGCTGCCGGACCTGTTCAATCCGCAGCCGCCAAAGCCGGGCAGCGTCGCCGCGCGCTGGCAGGCCCGCCGCGCGGCATGGGGCGACCGCTACCCCGCGTTGGCACGCTGGATCGTGCCCAAGCAGCACGCACACGACCACGATCCGTACCAGCGTCCGTTCTACACGCGCTTCCGGCGCTTTCTGGATACCTGCCTGCGCCATCGCTGGTGGGTGATCGGGGCCACCGCGGCGCTGTTCGTGTTCTCGCTGCTGATCTTCCGCTTCGTGCCGCAGCAGTTCTTCCCGGACTCGACCCGGCCGGAACTGATGGTGGACATCGAGCTGGCGGAAGGCGCCTCGCTGGAGGCGACCAAGGCGCAGGCGGCAAAGCTGGAAAAGCTGCTGCACGGCCGTGAGGGCATCAGCAACTACGTGGCCTACGTGGGAACCGGTTCGCCGCGTTTCTACCTGCCGCTGGACCAGCAGCTGCCCGCCACCAATTTCTCGCAGTTCGTGGTGCTGACCGAAAACGCCGACGCGCGCGAGGCCACGCGCGACTGGCTGATCAAGGACGTGATTCCGCAGTTCACCGACGTGCAGATGCGCGTGACCCGCCTGGAAAACGGACCGCCGGTGGGCTACCCGGTGCAGATGCGCATTTCCGGCGAGCACATCGACCAGGTGCAGGCGATCGCGCGGCAGGTGCAGGCCAAGGTGCGCGAGAACCCGCACGTGATCAACGTGAACCTGGACTGGAGCGAGCCGAGCAAGGTGGTGCGACTGGTGATCGACCAGGATCGTGCGCGCGCGCTGGGGGTAAGCAGTGCGCAGGTGAGCCAGTTGCTGGGCACCTCGCTGTCGGGCATGAGCGTGAGCACGTACCGCGAAGGCAACCGCCTGATCGAGATGCTGCTGCGCGGCCCGGAAAACGAGCGGGTTCGGCTGGACATGCTGGGCAGCCTGGCGATTCCGACCGCCAGCGGCACCTCGGTAACGCTGTCGCAGGTGGCGCGGCTGGAGTATGTGTTCGAAGACGGCATCATCTGGCACCGCAACCGGCTGCCGACGGTGACCGTGCGCGCCGACGTCGGCGACGCCACGCAGCCGCTGGACGTGGTGCAGCAGATCCTGCCGACGCTGGACGGCATCCGTGCCGAGCTGCCGTCGGGGTACCTGCTGGAGACCGGCGGCACGGTGGAGGATTCGGCGCGCGGACAGGATTCGATCAAGGCCGGCATGCCGCTGTTCCTGATCGTGGTGGCGACGTTGCTGATGCTGCAGCTGCGCAGTTTCTCGCGCGCGGCGATGGTGCTGGTGACCGCACCGCTGGGCATCATCGGGGCCACGCTGTTCCTGCTGCTGTTCCGCGCCCCGTTCGGGTTCGTGGCGTTGCTGGGCACGATTGCGCTGGCGGGCATGATCATGCGCAACTCGGTGATCCTGATCGACCAGATCCAGCAGGACATCGACGCCGGCCATGACCGCTGGCACGCGATCATCGACGCCACCGTGCGCCGCTTCCGCCCGATCGTGCTGACCGCGCTGGCGGCGGTGCTGGCGATGATCCCGCTGTCGCGCAGTGCCTTCTACGGCTCGATGGCGATCTCGATCATGGGCGGGTTGATTGTCGGCACTGTGCTGACGCTGGTGTTCCTGCCGGCGTTGTATGCGGCGTGGTTCCGGGTGAAGCCGGACGAGGCCCAGTAG
- the leuC gene encoding 3-isopropylmalate dehydratase large subunit, translated as MTPAPRTLYDKLWDAHVVVPESDSAPAVLYIDLHLIHEVTSPQAFTELRERGLSPRRPDRTKATMDHSTPTLPAGADGKLPYASAASEAQVAMLARNCAEHGIELFDLQSANRGIVHVIAPEQGFTQPGMTIVCGDSHTSTHGAFGALAFGIGTSEVGHVLATQCLLQRKARTMAITVDGALAPGVGAKDVVLHIIGVIGVNGGTGHVLEFRGSAITAMDMEQRMTLCNMSIEAGARAGMVAPDQVTFDWVANTPRGPEGAEFDIAVAQWKQLRSDAGARFDVEVHIDAGDIRPTLTWGTHPGTAIAVDAPIPAANDAADQKGLDYMHFHAGQTLAGTPVDVVFVGSCTNGRLSDMREVAQVLQGRRVANGVRMLVVPGSEIVKRQAEAEGIDAIVRAAGAEWREPGCSMCIAMNGDLVAPGQLAVSTSNRNFEGRQGPGSRTLLASPMTAAWAAVNGHVADPRELYASQEVA; from the coding sequence ATGACCCCAGCTCCCCGCACCCTGTACGACAAACTGTGGGACGCCCACGTGGTCGTGCCCGAATCGGACAGCGCGCCCGCCGTGCTGTACATCGACCTGCACCTGATCCACGAAGTGACCTCGCCGCAGGCCTTCACCGAACTGCGCGAGCGCGGCCTGTCGCCGCGCCGCCCGGACCGGACCAAGGCCACCATGGATCACTCCACCCCGACCCTGCCGGCCGGTGCCGACGGCAAGCTGCCGTACGCCAGTGCCGCTTCGGAAGCGCAGGTCGCCATGCTGGCGCGCAACTGCGCCGAGCACGGCATCGAGCTGTTCGACCTGCAGTCGGCCAACCGCGGCATCGTGCACGTGATCGCACCCGAGCAGGGTTTCACCCAGCCGGGCATGACCATCGTGTGCGGTGACAGCCATACCTCCACCCACGGTGCGTTCGGTGCGCTGGCGTTCGGCATCGGCACCAGCGAAGTGGGCCACGTGCTGGCCACCCAGTGCCTGCTGCAGCGCAAGGCCAGGACCATGGCGATCACCGTCGATGGCGCACTGGCGCCGGGTGTGGGCGCCAAGGACGTGGTGCTGCACATCATCGGCGTGATCGGGGTCAACGGCGGCACCGGCCATGTGCTGGAGTTCCGGGGCAGCGCGATCACCGCGATGGACATGGAGCAGCGCATGACCCTGTGCAACATGTCCATTGAAGCCGGCGCGCGCGCCGGCATGGTCGCGCCGGACCAGGTCACCTTCGACTGGGTAGCCAATACGCCGCGCGGCCCCGAGGGCGCGGAGTTCGACATCGCCGTGGCGCAGTGGAAGCAGCTGCGCAGCGATGCCGGCGCGCGCTTCGACGTGGAAGTCCACATCGACGCGGGCGACATCCGCCCGACCCTGACCTGGGGAACGCATCCGGGCACGGCGATCGCGGTGGACGCCCCGATCCCTGCCGCCAACGACGCGGCCGACCAGAAGGGCCTGGATTACATGCACTTCCACGCCGGGCAGACCCTGGCCGGTACGCCGGTGGACGTGGTGTTCGTCGGCTCGTGCACCAATGGCCGGCTGAGCGACATGCGCGAAGTGGCGCAGGTGCTGCAGGGCCGGCGCGTTGCCAATGGCGTGCGCATGCTGGTGGTGCCGGGTTCGGAGATCGTCAAGCGCCAGGCCGAAGCCGAAGGCATCGATGCCATCGTGCGCGCCGCCGGCGCCGAATGGCGCGAGCCGGGCTGCTCGATGTGTATTGCCATGAACGGCGACCTGGTCGCTCCGGGGCAGCTGGCAGTGAGCACCAGCAACCGCAACTTCGAAGGCCGCCAGGGCCCGGGCTCGCGCACGCTGCTGGCCTCGCCGATGACGGCCGCCTGGGCAGCGGTGAATGGCCACGTGGCCGACCCGCGTGAACTGTATGCCAGCCAGGAGGTGGCCTGA
- a CDS encoding protein-L-isoaspartate O-methyltransferase family protein gives MTIDYAHARELMVEQQIRPWDVLDIRVLDVLARLPREAFVADANRTLAYTDVELPLGNGQKMMKPVIEGRTLQALNLQLGDEVLEIGTGSGYLSACMGALAREVLSLEIDPELAVAARARLDATGLGTNVRIETADALTWDTERRFDAICVTGAVETIPARFTQWLRTGGRLFVIRGHSPAMEAVLVKTDGSISDSLFETDIDYLRGAAPAPQFHL, from the coding sequence ATGACGATCGATTACGCCCACGCCCGCGAACTGATGGTTGAACAGCAGATCCGTCCCTGGGACGTGCTGGACATCCGTGTGCTCGACGTACTGGCACGTTTGCCGCGCGAGGCGTTCGTCGCCGATGCGAACCGTACCCTCGCCTATACCGATGTCGAGCTGCCGCTCGGTAACGGCCAGAAGATGATGAAGCCGGTCATCGAAGGCCGCACCCTGCAGGCGCTGAACCTGCAGCTGGGCGATGAAGTGCTGGAAATCGGCACCGGCAGCGGCTACCTCAGCGCCTGCATGGGCGCCCTGGCGCGCGAAGTGCTGAGCCTGGAAATCGACCCGGAACTGGCCGTGGCCGCGCGTGCGCGCCTGGATGCAACCGGCCTGGGCACCAATGTCCGCATTGAAACCGCCGACGCGTTGACCTGGGATACCGAGCGCCGCTTCGATGCCATCTGCGTCACCGGCGCGGTGGAGACCATCCCCGCCCGCTTCACCCAGTGGCTGCGTACCGGTGGCCGCCTGTTCGTGATCCGTGGCCATTCGCCGGCAATGGAAGCGGTGCTGGTCAAGACCGATGGCAGCATCAGCGATTCGCTGTTTGAAACCGATATCGATTACCTGCGCGGTGCCGCGCCGGCACCCCAGTTCCACCTCTGA
- the leuB gene encoding 3-isopropylmalate dehydrogenase: MHAEIVVLPGDGIGPEVAAAAVAVLGAVAQRFAHTFHFSEHDIGGIAIDRHGEPLPAATLEACRQADAILLGAVGGPKWSDPNAKVRPEQGLLAIRKALGLYANLRPVRTHPAALGASPIKAELLEGVDFVVVRELTGGIYFGEKTRTADTASDLCSYSVGEIERVMRSAFRLARQRRGKVTSVDKANVLETSRLWRDVAARIGREEFPEIALEHQLVDSMAMHLLAKPREYDVIVTENMFGDILTDEASMLAGSLGLLPSASLGEPGAVGIYEPIHGSAPDIAGKGIANPYATIFSAAMLLRHSLGLEAEAAAVEAAVHAALDDGVFTADLAAKGQAVSTTQATDAVLARLG; this comes from the coding sequence ATGCACGCTGAGATTGTCGTATTGCCCGGTGATGGCATCGGTCCGGAAGTCGCCGCGGCCGCGGTTGCGGTGCTGGGCGCCGTGGCCCAACGCTTTGCCCACACCTTCCATTTCAGCGAACACGATATCGGCGGCATCGCCATCGACCGCCACGGCGAGCCGCTGCCGGCGGCCACGCTGGAGGCCTGCCGCCAGGCCGATGCGATCCTGCTGGGCGCGGTGGGCGGCCCGAAGTGGTCCGACCCGAACGCGAAAGTGCGCCCGGAACAGGGCCTGCTGGCCATCCGCAAGGCGCTGGGGCTGTACGCCAACCTGCGCCCGGTGCGCACCCACCCGGCCGCGCTGGGCGCCTCGCCGATCAAGGCCGAGCTGCTGGAGGGCGTGGACTTCGTGGTGGTGCGCGAGCTCACCGGCGGCATCTACTTCGGCGAGAAGACGCGCACGGCCGACACCGCCAGTGACCTGTGCAGCTACAGCGTCGGCGAGATCGAGCGGGTGATGCGCAGTGCGTTCCGGTTGGCACGGCAGCGCCGTGGCAAGGTCACCTCGGTGGACAAGGCCAACGTGCTGGAAACTTCGCGCCTGTGGCGTGACGTGGCGGCGCGGATCGGCCGCGAGGAATTCCCGGAGATCGCGCTGGAGCACCAGCTGGTGGATTCGATGGCCATGCACCTGCTGGCCAAGCCGCGCGAGTACGACGTGATCGTGACCGAGAACATGTTCGGCGACATCCTCACCGACGAGGCTTCGATGCTGGCCGGTTCGCTGGGCCTGCTGCCGTCGGCGTCGTTGGGTGAGCCGGGTGCGGTGGGCATTTACGAGCCGATCCACGGCTCGGCCCCGGACATCGCCGGAAAGGGCATCGCCAACCCGTACGCCACGATCTTCAGCGCTGCGATGCTGCTGCGCCATTCGCTGGGATTGGAAGCCGAAGCAGCCGCCGTGGAAGCGGCCGTACATGCCGCGCTGGACGATGGGGTGTTCACCGCCGACCTGGCCGCCAAGGGCCAGGCGGTGAGCACCACGCAGGCCACCGACGCGGTGTTGGCGCGTCTGGGATAA
- a CDS encoding TolC family outer membrane protein: protein MIRRSLAIALAAALLPMTASAADLLQVYEMARNGDPQLSAAESTRLFDKEGAVQARAALLPQINGEASLTRNRTNPNHDVSSTSYTTKNRNYGISGSQTLVNFSQFANLRAQRELSKAADFNLDSANDDLIVRTSAAYFNVLVGIESLSAAQTNEAAAKKQFDFADKRLEVGLAPITDVHEARAQYDQARANTIIAQNTLADAYQALTELTGQPVTDLRALPADFRPELPAKYATVDQLVNEAVAQNPALKAQELQVSAAEASVSAARAGHLPTLSLGASVGRQASWGDVVGSGSNFSPDARSNSVGLTLSVPIFSGGATQSGVRQALAQRDIAQDGYEQQKRALDRNTRNAYQTLVAGISEVEARRLAVVSAQSAYDASQVGLEVGTRTVLDVIQNQRILFSAQLEYANARYTFLQNRLQLGQAVGTLDIADLQDINRLLTQQAATPSTTVNGQ from the coding sequence ATGATCCGCCGATCCCTCGCTATTGCGCTGGCCGCCGCCCTGCTGCCCATGACCGCCTCTGCCGCCGACCTGCTGCAGGTCTACGAAATGGCGCGCAACGGCGATCCGCAGCTGTCCGCGGCTGAATCGACCCGTCTGTTCGACAAGGAAGGCGCCGTGCAGGCCCGTGCCGCGCTGCTGCCGCAGATCAATGGCGAAGCCTCGCTCACCCGCAACCGCACCAACCCGAACCACGATGTGAGTTCGACCTCGTACACCACCAAGAACCGCAATTACGGTATCAGTGGTTCGCAGACGCTGGTCAACTTCAGCCAGTTCGCCAACCTGCGTGCGCAGCGCGAGCTCAGCAAGGCAGCCGACTTCAACCTGGATTCGGCCAACGACGACCTGATCGTGCGCACCTCGGCGGCGTACTTCAACGTGCTGGTGGGCATTGAATCGCTGTCGGCGGCGCAGACCAACGAAGCGGCCGCCAAGAAGCAGTTCGACTTCGCCGACAAGCGGCTGGAAGTGGGCTTGGCCCCGATCACCGACGTGCATGAAGCCCGCGCCCAGTACGACCAGGCCCGTGCCAACACGATCATCGCGCAGAACACCCTGGCCGACGCCTACCAGGCGCTGACCGAACTGACCGGCCAGCCGGTTACCGACCTGCGTGCACTGCCGGCCGACTTCCGCCCGGAACTGCCGGCCAAGTACGCCACCGTTGACCAGCTGGTCAACGAGGCGGTCGCCCAGAACCCGGCGCTGAAGGCGCAGGAACTGCAGGTGAGCGCGGCGGAAGCCAGCGTGTCGGCGGCGCGTGCGGGCCACCTCCCCACCCTCTCGCTCGGCGCCAGCGTCGGCCGCCAGGCCAGCTGGGGCGACGTGGTCGGCAGCGGGTCGAACTTCAGCCCCGATGCCCGCAGCAACAGCGTCGGCCTGACCCTGAGCGTGCCGATCTTCTCCGGCGGCGCCACCCAGTCCGGCGTGCGCCAGGCGCTGGCCCAGCGTGACATCGCCCAGGATGGCTACGAGCAGCAGAAGCGCGCCCTGGACCGCAACACCCGCAACGCCTACCAGACCCTGGTGGCCGGCATCAGCGAAGTGGAAGCGCGCCGCCTGGCGGTGGTCTCGGCACAGAGCGCCTATGACGCGTCGCAGGTCGGCCTGGAAGTGGGTACCCGCACCGTGCTGGACGTGATCCAGAACCAGCGCATCCTGTTCTCGGCCCAGCTCGAGTACGCCAATGCCCGTTACACCTTCCTGCAGAACCGCCTGCAGCTGGGCCAGGCCGTCGGCACGCTGGACATCGCCGACCTGCAGGACATCAACCGTCTGCTCACCCAGCAGGCCGCGACGCCCAGCACCACGGTAAACGGCCAGTAA
- the leuD gene encoding 3-isopropylmalate dehydratase small subunit gives MSGFRTLTSTSVVLRETNIDTDQIIPARFLSTTERAGLGKHAFNDWRWQADGSPNPGFAFNQPHNAGRSILLAGRNFGCGSSREHAPWALADLGLRAIVSSEIADIFRGNALKNGLLPIVLDEADVQTLMQRPDDALTVDIAARELRTPDGRVYSFPLDGFSQTCLLEGVDQLGYLLGRTPDIERYESEHAR, from the coding sequence ATGAGCGGCTTCCGCACCCTGACCTCGACCAGCGTGGTGCTGCGCGAGACCAACATCGACACCGACCAGATCATTCCGGCGCGGTTCCTGTCCACCACCGAACGTGCCGGGCTGGGCAAGCACGCGTTCAACGACTGGCGCTGGCAGGCCGACGGCAGCCCGAACCCGGGTTTCGCCTTCAACCAGCCGCACAATGCCGGGCGCAGCATCCTGCTGGCCGGGCGCAACTTCGGCTGTGGCTCCTCGCGCGAGCACGCGCCGTGGGCATTGGCCGACCTGGGCCTGCGCGCGATCGTCAGCAGCGAAATCGCCGATATCTTCCGCGGCAATGCGCTGAAGAACGGCCTGCTGCCGATCGTGCTCGACGAGGCCGACGTGCAGACGCTGATGCAGCGCCCGGACGACGCGTTGACCGTGGACATCGCCGCGCGCGAGCTGCGCACGCCCGATGGCCGGGTGTATTCCTTCCCGCTGGACGGCTTCTCGCAGACCTGTCTGCTGGAAGGCGTGGACCAGCTGGGGTATCTGTTGGGTCGTACCCCTGACATTGAACGTTACGAGAGTGAACATGCACGCTGA